Below is a window of Gavia stellata isolate bGavSte3 chromosome 19, bGavSte3.hap2, whole genome shotgun sequence DNA.
AGAGGTTGCAGTTAGATGGTATTTTGTATGCCATAACATTTAAGCTATATGACAGCAGAATTAGAATTGAGGACTGGTAGATAACAGAGCTGTAACACCTGCACATAGAACTAGTGGACTGACTTATCACAACTACATTATCTGACCCTTATCTGCACACATTCTTACTCTTTAAATTTTAAACCCCTACAGATGAATGAATTCTTCACTTAATCCTTGTGGACTTCCTATACACACATCTAAAAAACAGTAAACCAGTTACCTTCATCTAAGGACCGGAATTTTCAAACTCACCTGCACATTCTTGTAGTCCACATTTATTCCACATAAGATACATTTTTTAGGAGGCTCTTTATAGGGGTTCTCCATTTGTATAGGCTGAAATTAGAGGATTATTAACATCTGTaagcttcagaagaaaataaggaatgtttgttatttttatcctttgGACAAAACATGccttgaaaagaaacaaagtgttTAGCACATCATTGAAGTTTTTCACTAGTTTTCTTGTCTCCTGTTTCTCTAATACACTAACTGGCACCTAGCAATCTAAAAGACTTCTCACAGCAACACAGCCTTTTATATCTTAATCATCATGATGATGTAAGAAGTCAATTAAAGCAATCAGTAAAAGTGCTTACACGCTTTACTCAGAAGGCAGTATCTACAGAAGCTGGTAGTAAGGTAGCTCCGAGAAGCCACAAGAGACTTTTTTGAAGATCATTTCAAAGCAAGTGGCCTGAGGGAGCCCCTGGCTGCTCACACACTTTAACAGAGAGACTCCCAAATATCTCCCAAGCCCCCAAAAGGCTTCTTAAGCTTCAGGACACACCCAATACCAAAGCCTCGCAATgagtgaaaagagaaatttcatttttgcagaCATAGGGACAATTTGGGcagagaaagaatatttttgtaagTTCGTGCTGGTACCAGACAAGGCATTTTTATGACTTAAGAGAACGCACTAGGTGTGGTTAAGTCTTTTCCTCAGCCATATACAGGAAACCAGTTAGTGCTGCCGAAGGTTTTGCTCCACGTTCCAGTTACGGAGCTGGTTTAAGTGACCACAGTTAAGGAATTGCACTATAGATTAATGGCGCCTTCACTTGGACTCCGGGCGACCTCCCTCAGCGCCCGCTTCCCGCCCAGGAACTGAATTCAGTTTTTTCAGGAGCCCGAACTACCCGAAGACCAAAGCAAAGCGTTTTCAGACACCTCTGCGGCCCGACCGAGCCGCTCCTGCGGAGGGGGACGGGCCCGGGAGCAGACAGGGAGGGCGGCGCTCGGGGGAAGCCTCACCTGGTCGCAGCGGCCGGGCTGCCGCTCGTGCTGCAGGCGGCAAGGCCGCTCCCACAGCGCCGCTGCAAGGGAAAAGAGCGACAGGATTAGCGGCGGCAGCGACCGACCAGCTCGCTCGAGGGCGGGGAAACGAGAGAGCAGAAGGTACGCACCGGGCACCAACCTCCGCCACAGCCCCCTCACCGCCACGGCCCGCGCCGCCATATTGCCCTCCACAACGCACCGCCCACAAACAACGCCACTTCCGCTTAAACATCACTGCCTTCCGACTCGCTGGCCCTACCGCCTGCACCTACCGCTGGCCAATGGGGTCGCGGCTTGCCCTACTTGAGGCAGGCGATTGGTCGCTTCCCGGTCACGGCGCCTTTACTTCCGTAGCTCGCGGGCGGAAGtgatgctgctggtggtggttgGGGCGGGTGAAGCCGCCGGCGGCTCTCCGTTCGCCTCATGGCGCTCCCGTCTTTCTCCGGCGGTTCGGCCGCCCTTCGCCGTGCCCTGCCGCGGCCGTGACGGTCTCCGCACCGCTTCCTCGCAGCTCCCGTCTCAGGGCGGCGGCTGATACCCCGCCCAGCTCCCCGGGGCGACGGTGATGGCCGAGCCCAGTCTGGCGGTGCGGAGGAAGAGCCGCCCCGGCTCTGTCCGCAAGCGGAGC
It encodes the following:
- the MRPS18C gene encoding small ribosomal subunit protein bS18m; the encoded protein is MAARAVAVRGLWRRLVPAALWERPCRLQHERQPGRCDQPIQMENPYKEPPKKCILCGINVDYKNVQLLSQFVSPHTGCIYGRHITGLCNKKQKEITKAIKRAHVLGFMPVMFKNPSFLTDPKICNVKYPE